ACACCGCCGCCAACCGTCAGGCCCTGCAGTGGCTGCACGACGCCGTGTACACCAACCACATCGCGCCCCAGGCGGTCACCGGCTGGCAGGAGGGCCAGGTCCAGCAGGAGTTCACGTCGGGCAACGCCGCCTTCGCCATCAACTACCCGTTCGTCAACTCGGTGGCCGCCCAGGGCGGCCCGGCCAAGGGCCACGTCGGCTACATCCCCTTCCCGGCCGGGCCGGGGGGGACCCCCGGATCGGCCCTCGGTGGCGAGATGCTGGCGATCAACGCCCGCACCACCCACGTGGCGGCGGCATGGAAGCTGATCCAGTACCTCACGACCGACGCCGCCCAGATCACGCGGGCCGAGGCCACGGGTGACCCGCCCGCGTCACCAACCGCCTACACCGCCGACCTGTACGCCAAGGCGCCGTACTTCCAGGCGGTCAAGGACCTCAACACCCACGCCCAGCCCCGGCCGGTCAGCGCCGGCTACCTGCAGATCTCCTCGGACCTGCAGGACATGCTCTCGTCGGTGTTCTCCAACCAGACCCAGCCGGCCGCCGCCCTCTCCCGGACGGCGGCGACCGTGAAGCCACTGGCCGGCTAGCCGTGCGGGCCGGGGACCGGCGCCTGGGCTACGCCCTCGTGGCGCCGGCGCTGCTGGCGCTGCTGGCGGTCACCGCCTACCCCCTGCTGTACAACCTGTGGAACTCCTTCCACCACGTCAACCTCAGCCAGGCGGGGGCGTCGGGGCAGTGGGCCGGGGCGTCGAACTACCGCCAGCTGCTCCACGCCGGCTTTGCCGGGGCGCTGGAGCGCACGGCCGCCTTCACCGCCGTGTCGGTGCTGGTCGAGACGGTCCTCGGCCTGGGCCTGGCCCTGATGCTGCACCGCGCCTTCCGGGGCCGGGGCCTCCTGCGGGTGGCGGTGCTGGTGCCCTGGGCCGTGCCCACCGTGGTGTCGGCCACGCTGTGGAAGACCATGTTCGACCCCCGGACGGGCTTCGTGGACTACCTGCTGGGGCTGGCCCACCTGCCGGGGTCGTCCACCACCTGGCTGGCCGGGGAATGGACGTCGTGGGCGGCCGTCCTGGTGGCCGACGCGTGGAAGAACGTCCCGTTCATCGCCATCATCCTGCTGGCGGGGCTGCAGGTCATCCCCACCGACGTCTACGAGGCGGCCCGGATCGACGGGGCCAGCGCCTGGCAGGCCTTCCGGCGCATGACCCTGCCCCTGCTCCGGCCGGCGCTGATGGTGGCCCTCATCTTCCGCACCCTGTCGGCGTTCCTCGTCTTCGACGTGGTGTACATCATGACGGGCGGGGGACCGGGCACCTCGACCGAGACGCTGTCCTATCTCGACTGGCACACCTTCCTCGTCGACACCGACTTCGGGTACGGCGGAGCGGTGGCCGTCGCCCTCGTCGCGATGTCCCTGGTGATCGCGGGCGGATACGTCCGCCTGATGCGGCCGAACACGTGACGCCGACCCGATGAGGCGGGCCGCCTTCTATCTGGCCGTGGCCGTGGCCGTCCTCGTGGCCCTGTTCCCCTTCTACTGGATCCTGCGCACGTCGCTGGAGACCAACGCCGGAGTGGCGGCCGGGGTCAACGGGATCCTGCCGTCGCACGTGACCTTCTCCAACTACGTCGACGACTTCACCCAGCAGCACTTCCTCCGCCCGCTGGTGAACAGCGCCGTGGTGGCGCTGGCCACCACGGTGGTCTCGGTCGTGTTCGGGTCGATGGCCGGCTACGCCCTGGCCCGCCTGCGGATGCGGGGCTCGGGGGCCATGCTCGCGTTCATCCTGCTGGTCGGCTTCTTCCCGGTGCTGGCCATGGTCGGGCCGCTGTTCCTGCTGTACCGGAAGCTGGGGTTCCTCGACAACATCTGGCCCCTGGTCGTCACCTACCTCGTGTACACGCTGCCCATCGCCATCTGGCTCCTCCGGGGGTTCTTCTCCCAGCTGCCTGCCGAGCTGGAGGAGGCGGCCCAGGTCGACGGGGCCACCCGCCTCCAGGCGCTGTGGCGCATCGTCGTGCCGGTGGCCGCCCCGGGAGTGTTCACCGCCGCCATCCTGTCGTTCATCCTGGCGTGGAACGACTTCGCCTTTGCGGTGTCGTTCCTCGAGAACCCCTCCCACTTCACCGCGCCAGTGGCCATCGTCGACTTCGGCCAGAGCCAGTTCCAGGTCTTCTACAACCGGATCGACGCCGCCGTGGTGATCATCACCATCCCGATCGCCGCGCTGGTGCTGGTGGCCCAGCGGCGCATCGTGAGCGGGCTCACCGCCGGGGCCTACCGGTGAGCGAGATCCGCCTCGAGGCGGTGAGCAAGGTCTACCCCAACGGCACGCCGGCGGTTTCCGACCTCACCCTCGAGGTCCCCCAGGGAGAGCTCATGGTCCTGGTGGGACCGTCGGGATGCGGGAAGACCACTGTCCTGCGCATGGTGGCCGGGCTGGAGACGATCACCTCCGGGGTGGTGCGCATCGGGGACCGCGCCGTCAACGAGCTTCCGCCCCGCGACCGTGACCTGGCGATGGTCTTCCAGAACTACGCCCTGTACCCGCACATGACCGTGGCCGACAACATCGGCTTCTCCCTCCGGCTCCGGAAGCTGCCCCGGGACCAGGTCCGGGCCCGGGTGGAGGACGCGGCGCGCGTGCTCGGCCTGACCGAGCTGTTGGCGCGCAAGCCCGCCCAGCTCTCCGGCGGCCAGCGCCAGCGGGTGGCCATGGGCCGGGCCATCGTGCGCGAACCGGCCGCCTTCCTCATGGACGAGCCGCTCTCGAACCTCGACGCCAAGCTGCGCGTCCAGATGCGCGCCGAGGTGTCCCGGGTCCAGCGGCGCCTCGGCGTCGCCACCCTCTACGTCACCCACGACCAGACCGAGGCGATGACCCTGGGGGACCGGGTGGCGGTGCTGCGCAGCGGACGCCTCCAGCAGTGCGACGCCCCCCAGACGGTGTACGACCGCCCCGCCAACATCTTCGTGGCCGCCTTCATCGGCTCCCCGGCCATGAACCTCTACGAGGCCGTCCTCGACCCGGACGGGGGGTCGGTGCGGATCGGACCGCAGGTCCTGGCCCTGCCCGGCTCCCTCGCTCACCATCCCGCCCTGTCGGCTCGAGCCGGCCGGGAGGTGGTGGTCGGGATCCGCCCCGAGCACCTCTCCGACGCCCCGCCCGGGCCGGCGCCCCACCCCGGCCACAGCCTCGAGGGCCAGGTCGAGCTGGTGGAGTCGCTCGGCTCCGAGAAGCTGGTCCACTTCCGCGTCGAGGGTGCCCGGCTGCACACGGCGGGCACCGCGGCGACCACCGACGACGGGGAGGACCCCGGCCTCCTGGCCCAGGGGGAGATCGGGGGGGCGGCCTTCACCGCCGCCACCGCCCGGGTCGACGTGACCAGCCCCGTCCGCCCGGGCGAGCGGGCGGTGCTGACCGTCGACACCGAGCGCCTGCTCCTGTTCGACCCGGCGTCCGGTGACGCCATCGGCGCTACGACCGGGGCGGGATCCTGAGCCGGTAGAAGAGGAAGCCGTCCTGCTCGAGCAGCTGGACCACCTCCAGCCCGACGGGCGGGCGCAGCTCGTCCCCGGCCAGCACGCGTGGCCCCGTGCCGCCGACCAGGCGGGGCGCCATGGTGAGGCAGAGCTCGTCGAGCAGGCCCTCGTGGGCCAGCTCGGCGTTGAGGGCCGGGCCTCCCTCGCAGAGCACGTGGCGCCGGCCCTGGCCGTGCAGGGCGGCTACGGCGCCGGGCAGCTCGACCCGCTCGTCCCCGGCGACGAGGAAGTCGACGACGTCGGGCACCCGGTGCTGCGCCCGGCGGGCCCCCTCGGCGGACGTGACGAGCAGGGGACGGGCCTCCGCCTCGGTGAAGAAGGGCGCCGACCAGTCGAGGTTGGCGGAGCGGGTCACGACGGCGATCGGCGGCACGGCGGGTTGGCCGCGGGCTTCGCGGGCGGCGCGCAGGGCAGGGGGGATCCGGGCCGGCCCGTAGCCCTCGGCCCGCACCGTTCCGGCCCCGACCAGGATCACGTCGGCCAGGGACCGCAGGGCGGCGAAGACCTGGCGGTCGGGTGGCCCGCCCAGCCTTCCCGAGCGCCCGTCGACGGCTATGGCGCCGTCGATGCTCGAGATCATGTTGCAGCGGACGAACGGGCGGCCCGACCCGGGATCCGGGGACGCATAGGCCTCGAGCAGGTCCACTTGGTC
Above is a window of Acidimicrobiales bacterium DNA encoding:
- a CDS encoding extracellular solute-binding protein, with the translated sequence TAANRQALQWLHDAVYTNHIAPQAVTGWQEGQVQQEFTSGNAAFAINYPFVNSVAAQGGPAKGHVGYIPFPAGPGGTPGSALGGEMLAINARTTHVAAAWKLIQYLTTDAAQITRAEATGDPPASPTAYTADLYAKAPYFQAVKDLNTHAQPRPVSAGYLQISSDLQDMLSSVFSNQTQPAAALSRTAATVKPLAG
- a CDS encoding sugar ABC transporter permease, with the protein product MRAGDRRLGYALVAPALLALLAVTAYPLLYNLWNSFHHVNLSQAGASGQWAGASNYRQLLHAGFAGALERTAAFTAVSVLVETVLGLGLALMLHRAFRGRGLLRVAVLVPWAVPTVVSATLWKTMFDPRTGFVDYLLGLAHLPGSSTTWLAGEWTSWAAVLVADAWKNVPFIAIILLAGLQVIPTDVYEAARIDGASAWQAFRRMTLPLLRPALMVALIFRTLSAFLVFDVVYIMTGGGPGTSTETLSYLDWHTFLVDTDFGYGGAVAVALVAMSLVIAGGYVRLMRPNT
- a CDS encoding carbohydrate ABC transporter permease, with protein sequence MRRAAFYLAVAVAVLVALFPFYWILRTSLETNAGVAAGVNGILPSHVTFSNYVDDFTQQHFLRPLVNSAVVALATTVVSVVFGSMAGYALARLRMRGSGAMLAFILLVGFFPVLAMVGPLFLLYRKLGFLDNIWPLVVTYLVYTLPIAIWLLRGFFSQLPAELEEAAQVDGATRLQALWRIVVPVAAPGVFTAAILSFILAWNDFAFAVSFLENPSHFTAPVAIVDFGQSQFQVFYNRIDAAVVIITIPIAALVLVAQRRIVSGLTAGAYR
- the ugpC gene encoding sn-glycerol-3-phosphate ABC transporter ATP-binding protein UgpC, yielding MSEIRLEAVSKVYPNGTPAVSDLTLEVPQGELMVLVGPSGCGKTTVLRMVAGLETITSGVVRIGDRAVNELPPRDRDLAMVFQNYALYPHMTVADNIGFSLRLRKLPRDQVRARVEDAARVLGLTELLARKPAQLSGGQRQRVAMGRAIVREPAAFLMDEPLSNLDAKLRVQMRAEVSRVQRRLGVATLYVTHDQTEAMTLGDRVAVLRSGRLQQCDAPQTVYDRPANIFVAAFIGSPAMNLYEAVLDPDGGSVRIGPQVLALPGSLAHHPALSARAGREVVVGIRPEHLSDAPPGPAPHPGHSLEGQVELVESLGSEKLVHFRVEGARLHTAGTAATTDDGEDPGLLAQGEIGGAAFTAATARVDVTSPVRPGERAVLTVDTERLLLFDPASGDAIGATTGAGS
- a CDS encoding pyrimidine reductase family protein, with translation MDLLEAYASPDPGSGRPFVRCNMISSIDGAIAVDGRSGRLGGPPDRQVFAALRSLADVILVGAGTVRAEGYGPARIPPALRAAREARGQPAVPPIAVVTRSANLDWSAPFFTEAEARPLLVTSAEGARRAQHRVPDVVDFLVAGDERVELPGAVAALHGQGRRHVLCEGGPALNAELAHEGLLDELCLTMAPRLVGGTGPRVLAGDELRPPVGLEVVQLLEQDGFLFYRLRIPPRS